A stretch of the Alnus glutinosa chromosome 6, dhAlnGlut1.1, whole genome shotgun sequence genome encodes the following:
- the LOC133870659 gene encoding HMG1/2-like protein translates to MKGTKAKSESKRADPKLSVNKKGSASTKAGKAPTKKGKATKDPNKPKRPASAFFVFMEEFRKQFNKDHPDNKSVSAVGKAAGAKWKSMSDAEKAPFVAKAEKRKVDYEKNMKAYNKKQAEGANAAEDEVESEKSMSEVNDEDEGDEDGSDEEDDDE, encoded by the exons ATGAAAGGAACGAAAGCCAAGTCTGAGTCGAAGAGAGCTGATCCCAA GCTTTCTGTGAATAAGAAAGGCAGTGCTTCCACGAAAGCTGGAAAGGCACCGACTAAGAAGGGAAAGGCCACGAAAGACCCTAACAAGCCTAAAAGGCCCGCCAGTGCTTTCTTCGTTTTCAT GGAGGAGTTCAGGAAGCAGTTCAATAAGGATCACCCTGACAATAAATCAGTCTCTGCT GTTGGTAAAGCTGCTGGAGCTAAATGGAAGTCTATGTCTGATGCT GAGAAGGCACCATTTGTAGCTAAGGCAGAGAAAAGGAAGGTTGACTATGAGAAGAACATGAAAGCCTATAACAAGAAGCAG GCTGAAGGTGCCAATGCAGCAGAGGACGAAGTTGAGTCTGAGAAGTCAATGTCTGAGGTGAATGATGAGgatgaaggagatgaagatggCAGTGATGAG GAGGATGATGATGAGTAG